A genomic window from Micromonospora violae includes:
- a CDS encoding ArsR/SmtB family transcription factor, which translates to MHAFDVLGDPVRRRILELLAGGEQTAGAVSAVIREEFGISQPAVSQHLKVLRDNGFATVRPEGARRLYAVDPRPLREVDGWLEHFRRFWTPPLAALATELARGRRERRLRGQADPSDERNPDV; encoded by the coding sequence GTGCACGCCTTCGACGTGCTGGGCGATCCGGTCCGGCGCCGCATCCTGGAGCTGCTCGCCGGGGGCGAGCAGACCGCCGGCGCGGTCAGCGCGGTCATCCGCGAGGAGTTCGGCATCTCCCAGCCCGCCGTGTCCCAGCACCTCAAGGTGTTACGCGACAACGGCTTCGCCACCGTGCGGCCGGAGGGCGCCCGGCGGCTCTACGCGGTCGACCCACGGCCGCTGCGCGAGGTCGACGGCTGGCTGGAGCACTTCCGCCGGTTCTGGACCCCACCCCTGGCGGCACTCGCCACCGAGCTGGCCCGGGGTCGACGTGAGCGTCGACTGCGCGGACAAGCCGACCCATCCGACGAGAGGAACCCTGATGTTTGA
- a CDS encoding SRPBCC family protein has protein sequence MFDATEQINAVQRAVGSRTLEAGEARVTTISQTYQATVEDLWDACTSAERIPRWFLPISGDLRLGGTYQLQGNAHGTIESCEPPHRFTATWEMGGEVSWIEVSVTPVDGERARLDLDHIAHVDQDRWAQFGPGAVGVGWDLGLLGLASHLAADGSGITPEQGAEWTASEQGRRAMELSSQLWCEASIAAGTDADEAKAAAERTTAFYTGAPEL, from the coding sequence ATGTTTGACGCCACCGAGCAGATCAACGCCGTCCAACGCGCGGTCGGCAGCCGCACCCTGGAGGCCGGCGAGGCGCGGGTGACCACGATCAGCCAGACCTACCAGGCGACGGTCGAGGACCTGTGGGACGCCTGCACCAGCGCCGAGCGGATCCCGCGCTGGTTCCTGCCGATCTCCGGTGACCTGCGGCTGGGCGGCACGTACCAACTTCAGGGCAACGCCCACGGCACCATCGAGAGCTGCGAGCCGCCGCACCGCTTCACCGCCACCTGGGAGATGGGCGGCGAGGTGAGCTGGATCGAGGTGAGCGTCACCCCGGTTGACGGCGAGCGGGCCCGCCTGGACCTGGATCACATCGCGCACGTCGACCAGGACCGGTGGGCCCAGTTCGGGCCGGGCGCGGTCGGTGTCGGCTGGGACCTGGGCCTGCTCGGTCTCGCCTCGCACCTGGCCGCCGACGGCAGCGGGATCACCCCGGAGCAGGGCGCCGAGTGGACCGCCTCCGAGCAGGGACGACGGGCCATGGAGCTGAGCAGCCAACTGTGGTGCGAGGCGAGCATCGCCGCCGGCACCGACGCCGACGAGGCGAAGGCCGCCGCCGAACGCACCACCGCCTTCTACACCGGCGCCCCGGAGCTCTGA
- a CDS encoding NUDIX domain-containing protein, whose translation MTGTPYSHCSYCGAAYPAATGWPRVCAACGETVWRNPLPVAVAVLPVRTAEGLGVVVVRRDIEPARGLLALPGGFIEYGEEWSDALVRELREETGLIAAAEDARLFAVHGAPAGNTMMIFGVLPEQRIEDLPPSTPTEEATEWLVLTDPVELAFSTHTRVLADFLTPTQPG comes from the coding sequence ATGACCGGCACGCCGTACTCGCACTGCTCCTACTGTGGCGCCGCCTACCCGGCGGCCACCGGCTGGCCGCGGGTCTGCGCGGCCTGCGGCGAGACCGTCTGGCGCAACCCCCTGCCGGTGGCGGTCGCGGTGCTGCCGGTCCGCACGGCCGAGGGCCTGGGTGTGGTGGTGGTCCGCCGGGACATCGAGCCGGCCCGCGGCCTGCTCGCGCTGCCCGGCGGCTTCATCGAGTACGGCGAGGAGTGGTCCGACGCGCTCGTGCGTGAGTTGCGGGAGGAGACCGGCCTGATCGCGGCGGCCGAGGACGCCCGCCTGTTCGCGGTGCACGGCGCACCGGCGGGCAACACGATGATGATCTTCGGGGTGCTGCCCGAGCAGCGGATCGAGGACCTGCCACCCTCGACGCCGACGGAGGAGGCGACCGAGTGGCTGGTGCTCACCGACCCGGTCGAGCTGGCGTTCTCCACCCACACCCGGGTCCTCGCCGACTTCCTCACCCCCACCCAGCCGGGTTGA
- a CDS encoding ATP-binding protein, translating to MSTPSDRLTPAQLRTLFLFEALDDAQLDWLAEHGRVEQRAGGTLVYGEGEPATCFFVLVRGAVALSRLVRGDDVEVSRTEQRGVYGGATQAYLGDQVEQIYRNSLRAVTDAEFFVLPAEDFAYALRSWFPMPMHLLEGLFFGMRDSQAIVGERERLLALGSLSAGLTHELNNPAAAAVRATSVLRDRVAGMRHKLAMIADGRLDGSALHGLVALQEEAVARVATAPKLTPMATADAEDTLTDWLEEHGVEGAWDLAPILVGGGLDAAWLAQVKAAVGAADLEAAVRWLTYTVDTELLMREIGDAVTRISGLVGAAKQYSQLDRAPHRVVDVHDLLDATLVMFKGKIPAEVKLVREYDRSLPPVPAYPAELNQVWTNLIDNALGAMGEKGVLTVRTGQVGDLLAVEITDTGPGIPPEVRPRIFEPFFTTKPVGAGTGLGLDISYRIVVRKHHGDIRVETEPGRTTFRVLLPIAATPPDAPTT from the coding sequence ATGAGCACCCCGTCCGATCGGCTGACACCGGCGCAGTTGCGCACCCTGTTCCTGTTCGAGGCGCTCGACGACGCGCAGCTGGACTGGCTGGCCGAGCACGGCCGGGTCGAGCAGCGCGCCGGCGGCACCCTCGTCTACGGCGAGGGCGAGCCCGCGACCTGCTTCTTCGTGCTGGTGCGCGGAGCGGTGGCGTTGAGTCGTCTGGTGCGCGGCGACGATGTCGAGGTCAGCCGGACCGAGCAGCGCGGGGTGTACGGCGGGGCCACGCAGGCGTACCTGGGTGACCAGGTCGAGCAGATCTACCGCAACAGCCTGCGGGCGGTGACCGACGCGGAGTTCTTCGTGCTGCCGGCGGAGGATTTCGCGTACGCCCTGCGGTCCTGGTTCCCGATGCCCATGCACCTGTTGGAGGGGCTGTTCTTCGGGATGCGGGACTCCCAGGCCATCGTCGGCGAGCGGGAGCGCCTGTTGGCGCTGGGATCGCTGTCGGCGGGGTTGACCCACGAGCTGAACAACCCGGCCGCGGCGGCGGTGCGGGCCACGTCGGTGCTGCGGGACCGGGTCGCCGGGATGCGGCACAAGCTCGCCATGATCGCCGACGGGCGGCTCGACGGCAGCGCCCTGCACGGCCTGGTCGCGTTGCAGGAGGAAGCGGTCGCCCGGGTGGCCACCGCGCCGAAGTTGACCCCGATGGCCACCGCCGACGCGGAAGACACGCTCACCGACTGGCTGGAGGAGCACGGGGTCGAGGGGGCCTGGGACCTGGCACCGATCCTGGTCGGCGGAGGGCTCGACGCGGCCTGGTTGGCGCAGGTGAAGGCGGCGGTCGGGGCAGCGGACCTGGAGGCGGCGGTGCGTTGGCTCACCTACACCGTCGACACCGAGCTGCTGATGCGCGAGATCGGCGACGCGGTCACCCGGATCTCCGGGCTGGTGGGCGCCGCCAAGCAGTACTCACAGCTGGACCGTGCGCCGCACCGGGTGGTGGACGTGCACGACCTGCTCGACGCCACGCTGGTGATGTTCAAGGGCAAGATCCCCGCCGAGGTCAAGCTGGTCCGTGAGTACGACCGGAGTCTCCCGCCGGTCCCGGCGTACCCCGCCGAGCTGAACCAGGTGTGGACCAACCTGATCGACAACGCGTTGGGCGCGATGGGGGAGAAGGGGGTCCTGACTGTCCGTACCGGGCAGGTCGGCGACCTGTTGGCGGTGGAGATCACCGACACCGGGCCGGGCATCCCGCCGGAGGTGCGTCCGCGCATCTTCGAGCCGTTCTTCACCACCAAGCCGGTCGGTGCGGGCACCGGCCTGGGGCTGGACATCTCCTACCGGATCGTGGTGCGCAAACACCACGGCGACATCCGGGTGGAGACCGAGCCGGGGCGAACCACCTTCCGGGTCCTGCTGCCGATCGCGGCAACCCCACCGGACGCGCCGACCACCTAG
- a CDS encoding FAD-dependent oxidoreductase: MASMANPVILTIDDDPVVSRAVARDIRRRYGDRYRVLRASSGPEALDALREVKLRGEQVALLLADHRMPEMTGVEFLEAAMDIFPAARRVLLTAYADTDAAIEAINVVDLDHYLLKPWHPPEEKLYPVVDGLLEAWAATPDAASAEIRVVGHRWSAPSFKVRDFLARNLVPYRWLLSDDPEGARLLDAAGATEADVPLVVTPEGKALIAPNEAELAALAGLTVVPASDFYDLVVIGGGPAGLGSAVYGASEGLRTVLVERRATGGQAGQSSRIENYLGFPDGVSGAQLTDRARRQAVKFGAELLSAREVVGLSEAGGARLLRFGDGTEIAAHTVVLATGVSYRVLDAPGLADLTGRGVFYGAAATEAPSCVEQDVYIVGGANSAGQAAVHFSRYASRVHLLIRGADLTASMSRYLIDQLERIDRITVHPHTAVVGAVGEDHLERLTLCDTRTGEARSVDTSWLFIFIGAEPRTDWLDGVLVRDERGFIVTGPDLLAGGRRPAGWSLSRDPYHLETSVPGVFAAGDVRAESVKRVASAVGEGAMAVSLVHRYLEAQ, encoded by the coding sequence ATGGCGTCCATGGCAAACCCGGTGATCCTGACCATCGACGACGATCCCGTGGTGTCCCGGGCGGTGGCCCGCGACATCCGGCGCCGCTACGGGGACCGGTACCGGGTGTTGCGGGCGTCCTCCGGGCCGGAGGCGCTGGACGCGCTGCGCGAGGTCAAGCTGCGCGGTGAACAGGTGGCGTTGCTGCTGGCCGACCACCGGATGCCGGAGATGACCGGCGTGGAGTTCCTCGAGGCGGCCATGGACATCTTCCCGGCCGCCCGGCGGGTGCTGCTCACCGCGTACGCGGACACCGACGCCGCGATCGAGGCGATCAACGTGGTCGACCTGGACCACTACCTGCTCAAGCCGTGGCATCCGCCGGAGGAGAAGCTGTACCCGGTGGTCGACGGGCTGCTGGAGGCGTGGGCGGCCACCCCGGACGCGGCGAGTGCCGAGATCCGGGTCGTCGGGCACCGGTGGTCGGCCCCGTCGTTCAAGGTCCGCGACTTCCTGGCCCGCAACCTCGTGCCGTACCGCTGGTTGTTGTCCGACGACCCGGAGGGTGCCCGGTTGCTCGACGCGGCCGGTGCCACCGAGGCGGACGTGCCGCTGGTGGTGACCCCCGAGGGCAAGGCGCTGATCGCCCCGAACGAGGCCGAGCTGGCCGCGTTGGCCGGGCTGACGGTGGTGCCGGCGTCCGACTTCTACGACCTGGTGGTGATCGGCGGTGGTCCGGCGGGCCTCGGCTCGGCCGTGTACGGGGCGTCGGAGGGGTTGCGTACCGTGCTCGTCGAGCGGCGGGCGACCGGCGGGCAGGCCGGGCAGAGCAGCCGGATCGAAAACTACCTGGGCTTCCCGGACGGCGTCTCCGGCGCGCAGTTGACCGATCGGGCCCGGCGGCAGGCGGTGAAGTTCGGCGCGGAGCTGCTCAGCGCCCGGGAGGTGGTCGGTCTCAGCGAGGCCGGCGGTGCCCGGCTGCTGCGCTTCGGTGACGGCACCGAGATCGCCGCGCACACCGTGGTGTTGGCCACCGGCGTGTCGTACCGGGTGCTCGACGCGCCGGGGCTGGCCGACCTCACCGGGCGGGGGGTGTTCTACGGTGCCGCCGCCACCGAGGCGCCGAGCTGCGTCGAGCAGGACGTCTACATCGTCGGCGGGGCCAACTCCGCCGGTCAGGCCGCGGTGCACTTCTCCCGGTACGCGTCGCGGGTGCACCTGCTCATCCGCGGTGCGGACCTGACCGCGTCGATGTCGCGGTACCTGATCGACCAGCTGGAGCGGATCGACCGGATCACCGTGCACCCGCACACCGCCGTGGTCGGCGCGGTGGGGGAGGACCACCTGGAACGGCTCACCCTCTGCGACACCCGCACCGGGGAGGCCCGCTCGGTCGACACCTCCTGGCTGTTCATCTTCATCGGGGCGGAGCCGCGCACCGACTGGCTGGACGGGGTGCTGGTCCGCGACGAGCGTGGATTCATCGTGACCGGCCCCGATCTGCTCGCCGGGGGGCGGCGTCCGGCGGGCTGGTCGCTGTCGCGCGACCCGTACCACCTGGAGACCAGCGTGCCGGGCGTGTTCGCCGCCGGGGACGTGCGGGCCGAGTCGGTCAAGCGGGTCGCCTCGGCCGTCGGCGAGGGCGCGATGGCCGTGTCGCTCGTGCACCGCTACCTGGAGGCCCAATGA
- the smpB gene encoding SsrA-binding protein SmpB: MSSRGDSVYRRGVTPSKQPARRLIASNKKARHEYEVLRTYEAGIVLVGTEVKSLREGRASLVDAFAHERDGEIVLYGLHIAEYAYGTWTNHAPRRNRKLLLHRAEIDRILDKVREGGVTLVPLSMYFENGYAKVELALAKGKRSYDKRQTLAERDANREIARELGRHLKGHPRRP; the protein is encoded by the coding sequence ATGTCGTCGCGGGGTGACTCCGTCTATCGTCGCGGGGTGACTCCGTCCAAGCAGCCCGCACGCCGGTTGATTGCTTCGAACAAGAAGGCCCGGCACGAGTACGAGGTGCTGCGCACGTACGAGGCGGGCATCGTGCTGGTCGGCACCGAGGTGAAGTCACTGCGCGAGGGGCGGGCCTCGCTGGTGGACGCGTTCGCGCACGAGCGCGACGGTGAGATCGTGCTGTACGGCCTGCACATCGCCGAGTACGCCTACGGCACGTGGACCAACCACGCTCCGCGCCGCAACCGCAAGCTGCTGCTGCACCGGGCCGAGATCGACCGGATCCTGGACAAGGTCCGCGAGGGCGGCGTGACCCTGGTTCCGCTGTCCATGTACTTCGAGAACGGCTACGCCAAGGTCGAGTTGGCCCTCGCCAAGGGCAAGCGCTCCTACGACAAGCGCCAGACACTGGCCGAGCGCGACGCCAACCGGGAGATCGCCCGCGAGCTGGGCCGGCACCTCAAGGGCCACCCCCGCCGGCCCTGA
- a CDS encoding SCO5389 family protein, with the protein MSLTVPPALLDAAERGPIDDEAFITCVRDSLPYAWATVSRVVAELEAGDDDLADNVVPPPTDADRGQLLRALASDAIRGGLERHFGVRLAFQNCHRVAAFRPSAVDGERYRRFVSTRGQLLNQSPELRNC; encoded by the coding sequence ATGTCGCTCACCGTCCCGCCCGCCCTGCTCGACGCCGCCGAACGAGGCCCGATCGACGACGAGGCCTTCATCACCTGCGTCCGTGACTCCCTCCCGTACGCCTGGGCCACCGTCAGCCGGGTGGTCGCCGAACTGGAGGCCGGCGACGACGACCTGGCCGACAACGTCGTTCCGCCGCCCACCGACGCCGACCGGGGACAACTGCTCCGCGCACTGGCCAGCGACGCGATCCGCGGCGGTCTGGAACGGCACTTCGGCGTACGCCTGGCGTTCCAGAACTGCCACCGCGTCGCCGCGTTCCGCCCGTCGGCCGTGGACGGGGAGCGGTACCGCCGCTTCGTGTCGACCCGTGGCCAACTGCTCAACCAGTCGCCGGAGTTGCGCAACTGCTGA
- a CDS encoding TOBE domain-containing protein, translating into MTMFRIGEAADLLGVSSDTIRRWVDAGRLTAGRDEHGHRVIAGVDLAAFARAQATDPDAGAGFSSARNRLRGIVVDVRKDAVMAQVDIQAGPFRVVSLMSREAVDELDLRVGSVAVAVIKSTTVVVERAAPAATRGRSGG; encoded by the coding sequence GTGACGATGTTCCGGATCGGCGAGGCGGCCGACCTGCTCGGTGTCAGCAGCGACACGATTCGCCGCTGGGTCGATGCCGGGCGGTTGACCGCCGGGCGCGACGAGCACGGCCACCGGGTGATCGCCGGGGTCGATCTGGCCGCGTTCGCCCGCGCCCAGGCCACCGACCCGGACGCGGGCGCCGGGTTCTCCTCGGCCCGCAACCGGCTGCGCGGCATCGTCGTCGACGTCCGCAAGGACGCGGTGATGGCCCAGGTCGACATCCAGGCCGGCCCGTTCCGCGTCGTCTCGCTGATGAGCCGGGAGGCGGTCGACGAGCTCGATCTGCGGGTCGGGTCGGTGGCCGTCGCGGTGATCAAGTCGACCACGGTGGTGGTGGAGCGGGCCGCACCAGCCGCGACCAGGGGAAGGTCGGGCGGATGA
- the modA gene encoding molybdate ABC transporter substrate-binding protein translates to MTGRAARTAMAVVMALTVAGCGAGDDRASDGAADGRVTGAVTVFAAASLTESFRRIGKDFEAANPGSTVTLNVAGSSALANQISQGAPADVFASAAPANMATVTESGNADGTPTTFARNQLVIAVPRGNPQAVTGLADLSRPGVKVALCAGQVPCGAAARTALEAAGVALTPVTLEQDVKGALAKLKLGEVDAALVYRTDVRAASAEVTGVEFPESARAVNDYPIVALKDAPNPAGARAFVAYVHSAPAQAVLAEAGFQAP, encoded by the coding sequence ATGACCGGGCGGGCGGCGCGTACGGCGATGGCCGTGGTCATGGCGTTGACGGTCGCCGGCTGCGGCGCGGGCGACGACCGGGCCTCCGATGGTGCCGCGGACGGCCGGGTCACCGGCGCGGTGACGGTGTTCGCGGCCGCCTCGCTGACCGAGTCGTTCCGCCGGATCGGCAAGGACTTCGAGGCCGCCAACCCGGGCAGCACGGTAACCCTCAACGTCGCCGGCAGTTCCGCCCTGGCCAACCAGATCAGCCAGGGCGCGCCGGCGGACGTGTTCGCCTCCGCCGCCCCGGCGAACATGGCCACTGTCACCGAGTCGGGCAACGCCGACGGCACACCGACCACCTTCGCCCGCAACCAGTTGGTCATCGCCGTGCCCCGGGGCAACCCTCAAGCTGTGACCGGGCTGGCCGACCTGAGCAGGCCCGGCGTGAAGGTGGCGCTCTGCGCCGGTCAGGTGCCCTGCGGTGCGGCGGCCCGCACCGCCCTGGAGGCGGCGGGCGTCGCGCTGACGCCGGTCACCCTGGAGCAGGACGTCAAGGGCGCGCTCGCCAAGCTGAAGCTCGGCGAGGTCGACGCGGCACTGGTCTACCGTACGGACGTGCGGGCAGCCAGCGCCGAGGTGACCGGGGTGGAGTTTCCCGAGTCGGCGCGGGCGGTCAACGACTACCCGATCGTCGCGCTGAAGGACGCGCCGAATCCGGCCGGTGCCCGGGCCTTCGTCGCGTACGTCCACTCGGCGCCGGCGCAGGCGGTCCTCGCCGAGGCGGGTTTCCAGGCCCCGTGA
- a CDS encoding ABC transporter permease, protein MTQQVRDDAPRERQATPRRRGRVPAALLIPAGLGLLFLVLPLAGLLVRAPWTSLPERLTAPGALTALRLSVQTATLATALCLLLGVPLAWVLARVEFPGRRLVRALVTVPLVLPPVVGGVALLLVFGRRGLLGGWLDATFGITLPFSTAGVVLAESFVAMPFLVIAVEGALRAADHRYEEAAATLGANRWTTFTHVTLPLVAPGLAAGAVLCWARALGEFGATITFAGNYPGRTQTMPLAVYLALETDLESAIVLSLVLLVVSVGILVALRDRWMSTA, encoded by the coding sequence GTGACGCAGCAGGTCCGCGACGACGCTCCCCGCGAACGCCAGGCCACGCCACGACGGCGGGGGCGGGTGCCGGCGGCGCTGCTGATCCCCGCCGGGCTGGGATTGCTGTTCCTCGTCCTGCCGTTGGCCGGGCTGCTGGTCCGGGCACCCTGGACGAGCCTGCCGGAGCGGCTCACCGCGCCGGGCGCGCTGACCGCTCTGCGGCTGTCAGTGCAGACCGCCACCCTGGCCACCGCGCTCTGCCTGCTGCTCGGGGTCCCGCTCGCCTGGGTGCTGGCCCGGGTCGAGTTCCCCGGCCGTCGGCTGGTACGCGCGCTGGTCACCGTGCCGCTGGTGCTGCCGCCGGTGGTCGGTGGGGTGGCGCTGTTGCTGGTCTTCGGCCGCCGCGGCCTGCTCGGCGGCTGGCTCGACGCCACGTTCGGCATCACCCTTCCCTTCAGCACGGCGGGTGTCGTGCTGGCCGAGTCGTTCGTCGCCATGCCGTTCCTGGTGATCGCCGTCGAGGGTGCGCTGCGCGCCGCCGACCACCGCTACGAGGAAGCCGCGGCGACGTTGGGCGCGAACCGGTGGACCACCTTCACGCACGTCACGCTGCCGCTGGTGGCGCCCGGCCTGGCTGCCGGGGCGGTGCTCTGCTGGGCGCGGGCGCTCGGTGAGTTCGGCGCGACCATCACCTTCGCCGGCAACTACCCCGGTCGGACGCAGACCATGCCGCTCGCCGTCTACCTGGCGTTGGAGACCGACCTGGAGTCCGCGATCGTGCTCAGCCTGGTGCTGCTCGTCGTGTCGGTGGGCATCCTCGTCGCGTTGCGGGACCGGTGGATGAGCACCGCATGA
- a CDS encoding ABC transporter ATP-binding protein: MSARLLDARLVVDRGAFRLDVPLRVAPGEVVALLGPNGAGKTTALRALAGLHPLTDGHVTLDGLDLDRPATRGWVPTERRSIGVVFQDYLLFPHLSALDNVAFGPRRHGVDRRAARATAREWLARVGLDAQAQRRPRQLSGGQAQRVALARALAVTPSLLLLDEPLAALDARTRLDTRAELHRHLSAHAGATVLVTHDPLDALALADRLVIVEGGRVVQEGDGPTVTARPRTDYVAQLVGLNLYRGRADGHALRVSPELTLTVAERLHGEAFVAFRPAAVALHPTRPDGSPRNTWAGTVAGVQRHGDNVRVQLDGPIGVAADVTPAAAAHLRLIPGQQVWVAVKATETHAYPATG; encoded by the coding sequence ATGAGCGCTCGACTCCTCGATGCCCGGCTCGTCGTCGACCGGGGCGCCTTCCGGCTCGACGTGCCGCTGCGGGTCGCTCCGGGCGAGGTGGTGGCGCTGCTCGGCCCGAACGGTGCGGGCAAGACCACCGCGTTGCGGGCGCTGGCCGGGCTGCACCCCCTCACCGACGGTCATGTCACGCTCGACGGCCTCGACCTGGACCGCCCGGCGACGCGGGGCTGGGTGCCCACCGAGCGCCGGTCGATCGGCGTGGTCTTCCAGGACTACCTGCTCTTTCCGCACCTCAGCGCACTGGACAACGTGGCCTTCGGGCCGCGCCGGCACGGCGTCGACCGGCGGGCCGCCCGCGCCACGGCCCGGGAGTGGCTCGCCCGGGTGGGGCTCGACGCGCAGGCGCAACGCCGGCCCCGGCAGCTCTCTGGCGGTCAGGCGCAGCGGGTGGCGCTGGCCCGCGCGTTGGCCGTGACGCCGTCACTGCTGCTGCTGGACGAGCCACTCGCCGCGCTGGACGCCCGCACCCGGCTGGACACCCGCGCGGAACTGCACCGGCACCTGTCCGCCCACGCGGGCGCGACGGTGCTGGTCACCCACGACCCACTGGACGCCCTCGCGCTGGCCGACCGACTGGTCATCGTGGAGGGTGGCCGGGTGGTGCAGGAGGGCGACGGGCCGACCGTCACCGCCCGCCCGCGCACCGACTACGTCGCCCAGCTGGTCGGGTTGAACCTCTACCGGGGTCGCGCCGACGGGCACGCGCTACGGGTTTCACCGGAGCTGACCCTCACGGTCGCCGAGCGGTTGCACGGCGAGGCGTTCGTGGCATTCCGCCCGGCCGCGGTCGCTCTGCACCCGACCCGACCGGACGGCAGCCCCCGCAACACCTGGGCGGGCACGGTGGCCGGCGTCCAACGACACGGTGACAACGTGCGGGTGCAACTGGACGGGCCGATCGGGGTGGCCGCCGACGTCACGCCGGCCGCCGCCGCCCACCTGCGGCTGATCCCCGGCCAACAGGTCTGGGTGGCGGTCAAGGCGACCGAGACGCACGCCTACCCGGCCACCGGCTGA
- a CDS encoding type II toxin-antitoxin system Phd/YefM family antitoxin yields the protein MAVPALTPRSDPPRSVPLREARTRFSQLVALAELTDAVTVVTRDGDPRPVAAIVPAAAARSGAQARADADRLATVTAGWARRLDEQHRRSSQRHAVELDAVRAALAEVWAELDRRVVPGSDPALARLRAAHADLLAG from the coding sequence ATGGCCGTTCCCGCGCTCACCCCTCGTTCCGACCCGCCGCGTTCCGTGCCGCTGCGTGAGGCGCGCACCCGGTTCAGTCAGCTCGTCGCGCTGGCCGAGCTGACTGACGCGGTCACCGTCGTCACCCGCGACGGCGATCCCCGCCCGGTCGCCGCGATCGTCCCCGCCGCGGCCGCCCGCAGCGGCGCGCAGGCCCGCGCCGACGCTGACCGGCTCGCCACGGTCACGGCCGGTTGGGCTCGCCGCCTCGATGAGCAGCACCGGCGCAGCAGTCAGCGGCACGCCGTCGAGCTGGATGCGGTGCGCGCGGCGCTGGCCGAGGTGTGGGCGGAGCTGGATCGCCGGGTCGTTCCGGGCAGTGACCCGGCGCTGGCCCGGCTGCGCGCCGCACACGCCGACCTGCTCGCAGGCTGA
- a CDS encoding GNAT family N-acetyltransferase, with the protein MFALPLTEEAELRPLDPWRAEEFLAHLDRAREHIRPWVSPSFVADDLPSARAVLQRYADRWASDSGGIWGLWWRGSLVGGVLFVSFDVTRGVCEVGCWVEPAAQGRGLVAPAARRIVDWAVRERGIQRVEWRTNADNTRSKALAQRLGLRLDGTLRQVSPGPDGRIDLEVWSVLADEWVAASPTVH; encoded by the coding sequence GTGTTCGCCCTGCCGTTGACCGAGGAGGCCGAGCTGCGCCCGTTGGACCCGTGGCGGGCTGAGGAGTTCCTCGCCCACCTCGACCGGGCCCGCGAGCACATCCGGCCCTGGGTGTCGCCGTCCTTCGTCGCCGACGACCTGCCGTCGGCCCGTGCCGTGTTGCAGCGCTACGCCGACCGTTGGGCCAGCGACAGCGGTGGCATCTGGGGGTTGTGGTGGCGGGGCAGCCTCGTCGGCGGGGTCCTGTTCGTGTCGTTCGACGTGACCCGGGGCGTCTGTGAGGTCGGTTGCTGGGTCGAGCCGGCCGCGCAGGGCAGGGGCCTGGTCGCCCCGGCGGCGCGCCGGATCGTCGACTGGGCGGTACGGGAGCGCGGCATCCAGCGGGTGGAGTGGCGTACGAACGCCGACAACACCCGCAGCAAGGCCCTCGCCCAGCGGCTCGGCCTGCGCCTCGACGGCACGCTGCGCCAGGTCAGCCCGGGTCCGGATGGTCGGATCGACCTGGAGGTCTGGTCGGTGCTGGCCGACGAGTGGGTCGCCGCGTCACCCACCGTCCACTGA
- a CDS encoding TetR/AcrR family transcriptional regulator, whose protein sequence is MNTPYSSELLSIWERPEPQPRAVPVPLSREKIAATAIRLADAHGLDGLSLRKIAKELGVGPMRLYDYVINKAELLDLMVDVVYARIAEVGQRPGWRDTVLAIAHATRAAALDHEWFSDVLGGRPHLGPHALAVGEATAAALNQAPSVRDIDDLQRAVGALNAFIIGAVRREVTERRTARSTGTDEVAFQASLGPYLTRMLNTGRYPTVARLVIDGAHLNAEETFTHNLTTVLDGITGQPRT, encoded by the coding sequence GTGAATACACCGTACAGCAGCGAGTTGCTGTCGATCTGGGAACGTCCCGAACCTCAGCCGCGGGCGGTGCCGGTGCCGTTGAGCCGCGAGAAGATCGCCGCTACGGCCATCCGGCTCGCCGACGCGCACGGCCTCGACGGGCTGTCCTTGCGCAAGATCGCCAAAGAGCTCGGTGTCGGCCCGATGCGGCTCTACGACTACGTGATCAACAAAGCCGAGTTACTCGATCTGATGGTCGACGTCGTCTACGCCCGGATCGCCGAGGTCGGCCAGCGCCCCGGGTGGCGCGACACCGTGCTGGCCATCGCGCACGCGACCCGCGCTGCCGCCCTCGACCATGAGTGGTTCTCCGACGTGCTCGGCGGACGGCCGCACCTGGGCCCACACGCGCTCGCCGTGGGCGAAGCGACCGCCGCGGCGCTCAACCAGGCCCCGAGCGTCCGCGACATCGACGATCTCCAGCGAGCTGTGGGCGCCCTCAACGCCTTCATCATCGGAGCGGTCCGCAGAGAGGTCACCGAGCGACGCACCGCACGCTCCACCGGCACCGACGAAGTGGCCTTCCAGGCGAGCCTCGGCCCCTACCTCACGCGCATGTTGAACACCGGCAGGTACCCCACCGTCGCCCGGCTCGTCATCGACGGCGCCCACCTCAACGCCGAGGAGACCTTCACCCACAACCTGACCACCGTCCTGGACGGCATCACCGGCCAGCCTCGCACGTGA